In Candidatus Hydrogenedentota bacterium, the following are encoded in one genomic region:
- a CDS encoding sigma-70 family RNA polymerase sigma factor, translated as MQPPSDLALLQQWQLHRDAHAFKALTQRYGGLVFGICNRVLKNQADAEEITQECFLKLAQHPTPPERSVGAWLHSVAVNAAINRIRAEQRRRAREAVHESARPVTSEYSAGDVLEHVDEAIGQLSVAQRHCVVGYFLEGKPRSEVAAELGVSTKTVQRKTDEAIERIRETLARRGITTSAGALAVTMAGLSAEALPAGLGIALGKIAVAGSARAATRAVAGKSINTGGAMMMKAAALAIAGLVLVSGAIWWRAGVSDWGTASVAAPAPPPAALNAATSPDAPADSAVPPVEVAAIPETSPALSPADSAPALVSLDAIAPIANPTRYAALAGTVVDDAQRPIPGATVTLLVAGFSNEAASTIHLEGFPPAAPLANQRLENRRRMEAQLAAYSLPGHRYTAKADESGQFLIEGIQYQGTAVVAAEAEGFTLIQQSLEIAENTVADVKFSLAPARTIVGRIVTPSGEPIADARVATFSVTVRSGNFSGESVPSEPNRPRKRMSGGSGGGSGGGGFGGGGIGGGGVAGGSGFAGGGGGVATGGASRSPVVPPLQVRTDKDGFFALAVAHATSAGLYVESDTQGTAAFTEVPVGAEDVVTLTWRNEMAALDGQILLDTGEAASGRYVYIAGRFEAPPQAGSGASITQVEGTQRHIATDAQGRFRCDALPAHEIYTATIYDASGRKRGAAELPALAPGSATPWTHRLAPPLQVAGVVVGQPSGKPVQGAKVWGLPSNAAGGPASEMEQTTTDPDGRFSFDFVGEEGAYTLAASVSPWWDDSNGTPVDLAYGAASEVRLEIPDPWVRPFRVVDPEGRPVAGAAIRLRQESGHGNHLQEIPGLSTDRNGRATVRNLGEGVTAQALFRREGYIEAVSTAYRGTTGERCAEETVTMYPTADLVARLVDNAGTPIADGEILIHVRFGVGERLHQVATDEGGWLVLDQALPATVVDIEIRLSPTESDNAQLSMASFGNIPEDMRQRMLSHALAQAARSGSPHAMLNGVTLHAAGDNDLGDLTLAGEPEAVEP; from the coding sequence ATGCAGCCCCCATCCGATCTCGCCTTGTTGCAGCAGTGGCAGCTTCACCGGGACGCGCACGCGTTCAAGGCGTTGACCCAGCGCTATGGCGGGCTGGTTTTCGGAATCTGCAACCGGGTGCTGAAGAATCAGGCCGACGCGGAGGAAATTACGCAAGAGTGCTTCCTGAAGCTGGCGCAGCACCCCACACCGCCGGAGCGCTCGGTAGGCGCCTGGCTCCATTCCGTGGCCGTGAATGCCGCGATCAACCGCATCCGCGCGGAGCAGCGTCGGCGCGCGCGAGAGGCCGTCCACGAAAGTGCGCGCCCCGTGACCAGCGAATATAGCGCGGGTGACGTCCTCGAACATGTGGATGAAGCTATCGGCCAATTGTCCGTCGCACAACGGCATTGCGTGGTGGGCTATTTTCTGGAGGGCAAGCCGCGCAGCGAGGTGGCGGCGGAACTGGGCGTCTCCACGAAGACGGTGCAACGGAAAACGGATGAGGCCATCGAACGCATACGGGAGACCCTCGCGCGGCGCGGCATCACGACGAGCGCCGGAGCGCTGGCGGTTACGATGGCGGGATTGAGCGCGGAAGCGCTCCCGGCGGGACTGGGCATTGCATTGGGCAAAATCGCGGTGGCGGGCAGTGCCCGCGCGGCAACACGGGCTGTGGCAGGAAAATCGATCAACACAGGGGGCGCCATGATGATGAAGGCAGCGGCATTGGCAATAGCAGGATTGGTATTGGTGTCGGGGGCGATCTGGTGGCGTGCGGGCGTCAGCGATTGGGGAACGGCTTCGGTCGCCGCCCCGGCCCCGCCCCCCGCGGCGCTCAATGCGGCCACTTCGCCGGACGCGCCTGCGGATTCGGCGGTACCGCCGGTGGAGGTAGCGGCGATACCGGAGACCTCCCCCGCGCTCTCCCCGGCAGATAGCGCCCCCGCGCTGGTCTCGCTGGACGCAATCGCACCGATTGCAAACCCGACGCGCTATGCGGCGCTGGCGGGCACGGTGGTGGATGACGCCCAACGCCCAATTCCCGGCGCGACGGTCACGCTGCTGGTGGCGGGCTTCTCCAACGAGGCCGCGTCAACCATCCATCTGGAGGGTTTTCCGCCCGCCGCGCCCTTGGCCAACCAACGACTGGAGAATCGGCGCAGGATGGAGGCGCAACTAGCGGCCTATTCGCTGCCGGGCCACCGGTACACGGCGAAGGCGGACGAATCGGGGCAGTTTCTGATTGAGGGCATCCAATACCAGGGCACGGCGGTCGTTGCAGCGGAGGCGGAAGGGTTTACGCTAATCCAGCAGTCGCTCGAAATAGCGGAAAACACCGTAGCAGACGTGAAGTTCTCCCTGGCCCCGGCCCGGACGATTGTGGGCCGGATCGTGACGCCTTCGGGCGAACCCATCGCCGATGCGCGGGTCGCCACCTTCTCGGTGACCGTTCGGAGCGGGAATTTTTCCGGTGAATCGGTCCCTTCGGAGCCCAATCGCCCGCGCAAGCGCATGAGTGGTGGCAGCGGTGGTGGATCCGGCGGCGGCGGATTTGGCGGCGGCGGAATTGGTGGCGGCGGCGTTGCTGGCGGTAGCGGATTTGCCGGCGGCGGTGGCGGCGTGGCAACAGGCGGCGCGAGCCGCTCGCCGGTTGTCCCGCCGTTGCAGGTGCGGACGGATAAGGACGGCTTCTTCGCGCTTGCCGTGGCGCACGCGACTTCGGCGGGGCTGTATGTCGAGAGCGATACCCAGGGGACGGCGGCCTTCACGGAGGTGCCCGTGGGCGCGGAGGACGTGGTCACGCTGACGTGGCGGAACGAAATGGCCGCGCTGGATGGGCAGATCCTGCTGGACACGGGCGAGGCCGCATCCGGGCGCTACGTGTATATCGCCGGGCGCTTCGAGGCGCCGCCGCAGGCCGGGTCCGGCGCCTCCATCACGCAGGTCGAAGGAACCCAGCGTCACATCGCCACCGATGCGCAAGGCCGCTTCCGCTGCGATGCCCTGCCCGCGCACGAGATTTACACGGCCACGATCTACGATGCCTCCGGGCGCAAGCGCGGCGCGGCGGAACTCCCGGCACTGGCGCCCGGCAGCGCTACCCCTTGGACACATCGCCTCGCGCCGCCGTTGCAGGTTGCCGGCGTTGTCGTGGGGCAGCCTTCTGGAAAGCCCGTACAGGGTGCGAAAGTCTGGGGATTGCCCTCAAATGCCGCTGGCGGACCCGCCTCGGAAATGGAACAGACCACGACGGATCCGGACGGGCGTTTCTCCTTCGACTTTGTCGGGGAAGAAGGTGCGTACACGCTGGCCGCTTCGGTTTCCCCGTGGTGGGACGACAGCAATGGCACACCGGTGGATCTTGCCTATGGCGCAGCGAGCGAGGTAAGACTGGAAATCCCGGATCCGTGGGTGCGGCCGTTCCGAGTGGTTGACCCGGAGGGGCGTCCCGTGGCGGGCGCCGCAATCCGACTCCGACAGGAAAGTGGCCACGGCAACCATCTTCAGGAGATACCGGGCCTATCGACGGACCGCAACGGGCGCGCCACCGTGCGCAATCTTGGCGAAGGCGTGACGGCCCAGGCCCTCTTCCGCCGCGAGGGCTATATTGAAGCCGTGAGCACGGCCTACCGTGGCACGACCGGGGAGCGTTGTGCGGAGGAGACGGTCACGATGTATCCCACTGCGGACCTGGTTGCACGGCTGGTGGATAACGCGGGAACGCCGATCGCCGATGGCGAGATCCTCATCCACGTGCGCTTCGGCGTCGGGGAGCGGCTACACCAGGTGGCGACGGATGAAGGCGGTTGGCTGGTGCTGGACCAAGCCCTCCCCGCGACCGTCGTCGATATCGAGATCCGCCTGTCGCCCACCGAGTCGGACAACGCGCAGCTCTCTATGGCCAGTTTCGGTAATATTCCTGAAGACATGCGTCAGAGAATGCTGTCGCATGCCCTGGCCCAGGCCGCGCGCTCCGGCAGCCCCCATGCGATGCTCAACGGCGTCACGCTGCACGCGGCGGGTGACAACGACCTGGGCGACCTTACACTGGCCGGGGAGCCGGAAGCCGTGGAGCCCTGA
- the tnpA gene encoding IS200/IS605 family transposase, with protein MPQSLSMILVHLIFSTKNRAPLLSEPVRPRMHAYLATIARDLGCECYRASGAADHVHLAIRLSRTITIATLVEEIKTASSRWAKTDGVGIAGFTWQRGYACFSVGPSDLRALLAYIDAQETHHKSRSFQDELRTFLRKYGISFDEAYIWD; from the coding sequence ATGCCACAGTCGCTGAGTATGATTCTCGTACACCTGATCTTCAGCACGAAGAATCGTGCTCCCTTGTTATCCGAACCCGTGCGCCCACGCATGCACGCCTACCTGGCGACCATCGCGCGCGATCTCGGATGCGAATGTTATCGCGCTAGCGGCGCGGCGGATCACGTCCACCTGGCAATTCGGCTTTCCCGCACCATTACAATCGCAACGCTTGTTGAAGAGATCAAGACCGCCTCGTCGCGCTGGGCAAAAACCGACGGTGTCGGAATAGCCGGTTTCACCTGGCAGCGGGGATATGCGTGTTTCTCGGTTGGTCCCAGCGATCTCAGGGCATTGCTCGCCTACATCGACGCCCAGGAAACCCACCACAAGTCCCGTTCCTTTCAGGATGAGCTGCGCACATTTCTACGCAAGTATGGGATCTCGTTTGATGAAGCCTACATCTGGGATTGA
- a CDS encoding leucine-rich repeat domain-containing protein: MRLQILVMAGLALMLGSCSLFGPVADFEAAVTEGDLPLTVTFQDRSDTLGDQILSWNWTFGDGGTSTARNPVYTYQNRGTYSVTLRIETVRGTGIRFRQDYIQVRQIVRFPDTRLDAALRGALGIPSASIRVADLERLTAFDATGAGISNLSGLEHATNLKTLILESNAITDIGPLASLRGLEALNLRNNNVRNLSPIANLTNLHTLDLGVNAVSNIRPLEPLARLALLNLEQNPDLEDIRTLRHLTALRELSLAFTGIRQSEVIDGAGNGDALVAIAGLTGLVFLDLAATDIYELRSLAGLTNLEELVLFECLIQNIGPLAELVNLRALQLSANQIVTVDALAGLERLQLLTLQRNQIQNISPLVRNAGLGRNDILRLTGNPLNTVSLCNAIPTLELRGVLVEVDQRCGLE, encoded by the coding sequence ATGCGTCTACAGATCTTAGTCATGGCGGGCCTGGCCCTGATGCTGGGGAGTTGCAGCCTCTTCGGTCCGGTTGCGGATTTCGAGGCGGCGGTGACGGAGGGCGACCTGCCGCTCACGGTGACGTTTCAGGACCGGAGCGACACGCTGGGCGACCAGATCCTGAGCTGGAACTGGACCTTTGGCGATGGGGGCACGAGCACGGCGCGCAACCCGGTGTACACCTACCAGAACCGCGGGACGTACAGCGTCACGTTGCGCATCGAGACGGTGCGCGGGACGGGCATCCGTTTTCGCCAGGACTACATCCAGGTGCGTCAGATCGTGCGGTTTCCGGATACGCGGTTGGACGCGGCGCTGCGGGGGGCGCTTGGGATACCTTCGGCAAGCATTCGCGTGGCGGATCTGGAGCGGCTGACGGCGTTTGACGCCACGGGCGCGGGAATCTCCAACCTGTCGGGCCTGGAACACGCCACGAATTTGAAGACGCTGATACTGGAATCGAACGCGATAACGGACATTGGCCCGCTGGCATCGCTGCGCGGCCTGGAAGCGCTGAACCTGCGCAACAACAACGTGCGCAATTTGAGCCCGATCGCGAACCTCACCAACCTGCATACGCTGGATCTGGGGGTGAACGCGGTGAGCAACATCCGCCCGCTGGAGCCCCTGGCGCGGTTGGCCCTGCTCAATCTGGAGCAGAACCCGGACCTGGAGGACATCCGCACGCTGCGCCACCTGACGGCGCTGCGCGAGCTGTCCCTGGCGTTTACGGGTATCCGCCAGAGCGAGGTGATCGACGGGGCCGGGAATGGCGATGCGCTCGTGGCGATCGCGGGGCTCACCGGGCTGGTGTTTCTCGATCTGGCCGCGACGGACATTTACGAGTTGCGATCGCTCGCGGGGCTCACAAATCTGGAGGAGCTGGTGCTATTCGAATGCCTGATTCAGAACATCGGTCCCCTGGCGGAACTGGTGAACCTGCGCGCGCTTCAGCTCTCGGCGAATCAGATCGTGACCGTGGACGCGCTGGCGGGATTGGAGCGGTTGCAGTTGCTCACGCTCCAGCGAAACCAGATTCAGAACATCTCCCCCCTCGTGCGAAATGCGGGCCTCGGGCGCAACGATATCCTGCGCCTCACGGGAAACCCGTTGAACACGGTGTCGCTGTGCAACGCAATCCCAACGCTCGAACTCCGCGGCGTGCTGGTCGAGGTGGACCAGCGGTGCGGGCTGGAATAA
- a CDS encoding 16S rRNA (uracil(1498)-N(3))-methyltransferase — protein MAHLHRFYQPGGVPEGEDAVLTREESHHATRVLRIRCGAPVELFDGQGNGWSGVVSEVNRNEVRVRVTGSRFTPRATPRVTLVQAWLHRDKVLDDLVREATVLGVDRIVFFRAEHSEKKPRPHEKWERLAIEACKQCGRVWTPAFAIAESLAEALDALPEAALAIAAMEGPHQPLSALSQTRDLAYIVGPEGDFSAEELALARTRGACGISLGAYTLRSEMAALTGLTLIQHHLGRLGPLAG, from the coding sequence ATGGCCCATTTGCACCGTTTTTACCAGCCCGGCGGCGTTCCCGAGGGGGAGGATGCCGTACTCACGCGCGAGGAATCCCACCATGCGACGCGGGTGCTCCGCATCCGTTGCGGCGCGCCGGTGGAGCTGTTCGACGGGCAGGGCAACGGCTGGAGCGGCGTCGTTTCGGAGGTAAACCGCAACGAGGTGCGGGTGCGCGTAACGGGTTCGCGCTTTACGCCGCGCGCAACGCCGCGAGTCACACTGGTTCAGGCGTGGCTCCACCGGGACAAGGTGCTGGACGACCTGGTGCGCGAGGCTACGGTGCTGGGCGTGGATCGCATTGTGTTTTTTCGCGCGGAACATTCGGAGAAGAAGCCGCGCCCGCACGAGAAGTGGGAGCGACTGGCGATTGAGGCCTGCAAGCAGTGCGGGCGCGTTTGGACACCCGCGTTCGCGATCGCGGAATCGCTGGCGGAAGCGCTTGACGCGCTTCCGGAGGCGGCGCTGGCGATCGCCGCGATGGAAGGCCCCCACCAGCCGCTCTCGGCGTTGTCGCAGACCCGGGACCTGGCGTATATCGTGGGGCCCGAGGGCGACTTCAGCGCGGAAGAGCTGGCGCTGGCGCGAACGCGGGGCGCATGCGGGATCTCGCTGGGCGCCTACACGCTGCGGTCGGAAATGGCGGCGCTGACGGGGTTGACGCTGATCCAGCATCATTTGGGGCGGCTCGGTCCGCTTGCGGGGTGA
- the aroA gene encoding 3-phosphoshikimate 1-carboxyvinyltransferase: MKLLVEGAPLRGEAVIPGSKSHSIRAVAIASLAPGESLIREPLDSADARAAFRAYRLLGAQITDEGDVWRVQGTGGRPKTPEDVIDVANSGTTMRIALASAALNPDGITVLTGDKQVRSRPCGPLAQSLNDLGARVRATRGGSNPPFVVEGTLRGGETSIEAVTSQYVSALLINAPLAEGDTHLRVPLLNERPYVGITLDWVARQGIRVDAADDWSEFHIPGGQTYQPVDRRIPGDFSSATFFLAAGALQDNEIFCAGLDMTDTQGDKAVVDYLKQMGAEVRIEEGGINVRAKSLVGCEIDMNATPDALPMMAVLGCFARGETRLVNVPQARLKETDRIAVMREELSKMGAKITELPDGLVIEESALYPAEVEGHDDHRVVMSLAIAGAMLPGTTTINGYEAVNITFPTFCDVMRGLGGHTRIVGD, translated from the coding sequence ATGAAACTCCTCGTCGAAGGCGCGCCGCTGCGCGGCGAAGCCGTTATCCCCGGTTCCAAATCCCACAGTATTCGCGCCGTCGCCATCGCCTCGCTCGCGCCCGGCGAAAGCCTGATCCGGGAGCCTCTCGATTCCGCCGACGCCCGCGCCGCCTTTCGCGCCTACCGCCTCCTCGGCGCCCAGATCACCGACGAAGGCGATGTGTGGCGCGTCCAGGGCACGGGCGGCCGCCCGAAAACCCCCGAGGACGTCATCGACGTCGCCAATTCCGGAACCACCATGCGCATCGCCCTGGCCAGCGCGGCGCTCAATCCGGACGGCATCACCGTACTGACCGGCGACAAGCAGGTCCGCAGCCGTCCCTGTGGCCCGCTTGCGCAATCGCTCAACGACCTCGGCGCCCGCGTGCGCGCCACGCGCGGCGGCAGCAACCCGCCTTTCGTCGTCGAGGGCACGCTGCGCGGCGGCGAAACCTCCATTGAAGCCGTCACCAGCCAATACGTCAGCGCCCTGCTCATCAACGCCCCGCTCGCCGAGGGTGACACGCACCTGCGCGTTCCCCTGCTCAACGAGCGCCCCTATGTCGGCATCACGCTCGACTGGGTCGCGCGCCAGGGCATCCGGGTCGACGCCGCCGACGACTGGAGCGAGTTCCACATCCCCGGCGGCCAGACCTACCAGCCCGTCGATCGCCGCATCCCGGGGGATTTCTCCTCCGCCACCTTTTTCCTCGCCGCCGGCGCACTGCAGGACAACGAAATCTTCTGCGCCGGCCTCGACATGACCGACACCCAGGGCGACAAGGCCGTCGTCGACTACCTCAAGCAGATGGGCGCCGAGGTGCGCATAGAGGAAGGGGGTATAAACGTCCGCGCGAAGTCCCTCGTGGGTTGCGAGATCGACATGAACGCCACGCCCGACGCGCTACCCATGATGGCCGTGCTCGGCTGCTTCGCGCGGGGTGAAACCCGCCTCGTGAACGTGCCGCAGGCGCGCCTCAAGGAGACCGACCGCATCGCCGTGATGCGCGAGGAGCTCTCCAAGATGGGCGCGAAGATTACCGAGCTGCCCGACGGGCTCGTCATCGAGGAAAGCGCGCTGTATCCCGCCGAAGTCGAGGGACACGACGACCACCGCGTGGTAATGTCCCTGGCCATCGCGGGCGCGATGTTGCCCGGTACGACCACCATTAACGGATACGAAGCGGTTAATATTACGTTCCCGACCTTCTGCGATGTCATGCGGGGCCTCGGCGGCCACACGCGTATCGTGGGCGACTGA
- a CDS encoding GNAT family N-acetyltransferase, whose product MEWRYFDPGQDLDAAIRLWHDIGWMNREAAGARPGMEAYTAACTGYVALVHGLPECFVFQTPGNLRHGHAELPLCAVAGVATSRNARKQGLALRLTARAIAEAAVQGAAIAGLSTFEQGFYNRIGFGSAAYEHTWSLDPARLTVTGAVRPPHRLENLPAEALHEARRNRHRAHGSVTLDSPLMTRATMLRTPNGFGLGYSDDPKETPSHGLWCGTANPGHGPYTIEFLAWKTPAQFRELLGLIRQWGDQVRLVVLPEPAGIQLQDLIDRPTQHYWSTEGGNFASGNRAHAYYQYRILDLGACVRATRLATPPLDFNLQLHDPMQAHPVPGVDWNGIAGGYTVRLGPESDLRDGHDPALPVLTASAGAFTRLWLGVRPATGLAVTDELAGPPELLAALDETLRLPAPVTDWRF is encoded by the coding sequence GTGGAATGGCGCTACTTTGATCCCGGCCAGGACCTCGACGCTGCCATCCGGCTCTGGCACGACATCGGCTGGATGAACCGGGAAGCGGCCGGCGCACGGCCGGGCATGGAGGCCTACACCGCCGCCTGCACCGGCTACGTCGCGCTCGTGCACGGCCTGCCGGAGTGCTTTGTCTTTCAGACGCCCGGAAATCTTCGCCACGGTCACGCGGAACTGCCCCTCTGCGCGGTCGCCGGCGTGGCCACCAGCCGAAACGCGCGCAAGCAGGGGCTTGCCCTCCGCCTCACCGCGCGCGCCATCGCCGAGGCCGCCGTCCAGGGCGCCGCCATCGCCGGCCTCAGCACCTTCGAGCAGGGCTTCTACAACCGCATCGGCTTCGGCAGCGCGGCCTATGAACATACGTGGAGCCTCGACCCCGCGCGCCTGACCGTCACCGGCGCGGTCCGCCCGCCGCACCGCCTGGAGAACCTGCCCGCCGAGGCCCTGCACGAAGCCCGGCGCAATCGACACCGCGCGCACGGCAGCGTAACGCTCGATTCCCCGCTCATGACCCGCGCCACCATGTTGCGCACGCCCAACGGCTTCGGGCTCGGTTATTCTGACGACCCCAAGGAAACGCCCAGCCACGGCCTCTGGTGCGGAACCGCCAACCCGGGACACGGCCCCTACACCATCGAATTCCTGGCCTGGAAGACCCCGGCGCAGTTTCGCGAACTCCTGGGCCTCATCCGCCAGTGGGGCGATCAGGTGCGCCTCGTGGTCCTGCCCGAACCCGCCGGCATCCAGCTCCAGGACCTCATCGATCGCCCCACGCAGCACTACTGGAGCACCGAAGGCGGCAATTTCGCCAGCGGAAACCGCGCCCACGCCTATTATCAGTACCGCATCCTCGATCTCGGCGCCTGCGTCCGCGCAACGCGCCTCGCCACGCCGCCGCTCGATTTCAACCTCCAGCTCCACGACCCCATGCAGGCGCATCCCGTGCCCGGCGTGGACTGGAACGGGATTGCCGGCGGCTACACCGTCCGTCTCGGCCCCGAGAGCGACCTCCGCGACGGGCACGACCCCGCCCTGCCCGTCCTCACCGCCTCCGCCGGCGCATTCACCCGGCTCTGGCTCGGCGTACGCCCCGCCACCGGCCTCGCCGTCACCGACGAGCTCGCCGGCCCGCCCGAACTCCTCGCCGCACTCGACGAAACCCTCCGACTCCCCGCCCCCGTAACCGACTGGCGCTTCTGA
- a CDS encoding PQQ-binding-like beta-propeller repeat protein — translation MTRQPFAAAVAILLPILCAIPAAATASPDHEWRFYGQDPGGARYSTLDQINRENVTRLERAWVYRTGDIAEGRAHYAECTPLVVDGVLYVITPFSRLIAIDARTGQEQFRFTPDPPLDLRETDGGGLASRGVTYWAAGDKRRIFLPVRDGRVFSIDLDTRQPDPAFGDNGCLDLRAGLPGEGRHFFLSSPPAVCQDILLQPYGISDSSRITRNYVPLRAFDAHTGALAWTFDTVPRPGSFGYDTWAAGSAENRAGCNPWAPVSADLERGIFYVATGAPNSDKYGGDRHGDNLFANSILALDARTGALRWHFQTVRHDLWDYDLPAMPALFEVERGGEAIPAVAVVGKTGLTYTFNRVTGEPLFPIEDQPVPGSDVPGEQAAATQPVPVKPPAFARRSMTRGDLHSTDPDALEALQAEFDTYRNEGPFTPPSQQGTIVLPGQLGGANWSGAAIAPGGMLYVTANELPYITTVAESDWPLGVTPSARHFLDSKGYPAIKPPWGTVTKLDLAKGDLVWQRPLGNHEGVDWAGPTGTMNFGGATVTAGGLLFVAAALDAKLRAFDTDTGDLLAEFPLDSAGQGAPVTYLGADGTQFVAVFAGGGGKGAAPPGDYVIAFRLK, via the coding sequence ATGACCCGCCAGCCCTTCGCAGCCGCCGTCGCAATACTGCTTCCGATCCTCTGCGCCATCCCAGCCGCCGCCACCGCCTCCCCCGATCACGAATGGCGTTTCTACGGCCAGGATCCCGGTGGCGCCCGCTATTCCACCCTCGACCAGATCAACCGCGAAAACGTCACCCGCCTCGAACGCGCCTGGGTCTACCGAACCGGCGACATCGCCGAGGGCCGCGCGCACTACGCCGAATGCACCCCGCTCGTCGTCGACGGCGTCCTCTACGTCATCACGCCCTTCTCGCGCCTCATCGCAATCGACGCCCGCACCGGCCAGGAGCAATTCCGCTTCACGCCCGATCCGCCCCTCGACCTCCGCGAAACCGACGGCGGCGGCCTCGCCAGCCGGGGCGTGACCTACTGGGCCGCCGGCGACAAACGCCGCATCTTTCTGCCCGTGCGTGACGGTCGCGTCTTTTCCATCGACCTCGACACCCGCCAGCCCGACCCCGCCTTCGGCGATAACGGCTGCCTCGACCTCCGCGCGGGGCTTCCCGGAGAGGGCCGCCACTTCTTCCTCAGCTCGCCGCCCGCCGTCTGCCAGGACATCCTGCTCCAGCCCTACGGCATCTCCGATTCCTCCCGCATCACCCGGAACTACGTCCCCCTCCGCGCATTCGACGCCCACACCGGCGCCCTCGCGTGGACCTTCGACACCGTGCCGCGTCCCGGGTCGTTTGGCTACGACACCTGGGCCGCCGGAAGCGCCGAAAACCGCGCCGGCTGCAACCCCTGGGCCCCGGTCAGCGCCGATCTCGAACGCGGCATCTTCTACGTCGCCACCGGCGCGCCGAACAGCGACAAGTACGGCGGCGACCGCCACGGCGACAACCTCTTTGCAAATAGCATCCTCGCCCTTGACGCGCGGACCGGCGCGCTGCGGTGGCACTTTCAGACCGTGCGCCACGATCTCTGGGATTACGACCTGCCCGCCATGCCCGCGCTTTTCGAGGTGGAGCGTGGGGGAGAGGCCATACCCGCCGTCGCCGTCGTCGGGAAGACCGGGCTGACTTATACGTTCAACCGCGTGACCGGCGAGCCGCTCTTTCCCATTGAAGACCAGCCCGTCCCCGGGAGCGACGTGCCCGGAGAACAGGCCGCGGCCACGCAGCCCGTGCCCGTGAAACCGCCCGCCTTCGCCCGCCGATCCATGACGCGGGGCGACCTCCATTCCACGGATCCGGATGCGCTGGAAGCCCTCCAGGCGGAGTTTGATACCTATCGCAATGAAGGCCCCTTCACACCACCCTCGCAACAGGGGACCATCGTGCTGCCCGGCCAGCTCGGCGGCGCGAACTGGTCCGGCGCCGCCATTGCCCCCGGCGGCATGCTCTACGTAACCGCCAACGAACTCCCCTACATCACCACGGTCGCCGAGAGCGATTGGCCGCTCGGCGTAACCCCCTCGGCCCGCCACTTCCTCGATTCGAAAGGTTACCCCGCCATCAAGCCGCCCTGGGGCACTGTCACGAAGCTCGATCTCGCAAAGGGCGACCTCGTGTGGCAGCGCCCCCTCGGGAATCACGAAGGCGTGGACTGGGCCGGCCCAACCGGTACGATGAATTTCGGCGGCGCCACCGTCACGGCCGGCGGACTCCTCTTCGTGGCCGCCGCGCTCGACGCGAAGCTCCGCGCATTCGACACCGACACCGGCGATCTCCTCGCCGAGTTCCCGCTCGACTCCGCCGGCCAGGGCGCGCCCGTCACGTACCTCGGCGCGGATGGAACGCAATTCGTCGCCGTATTCGCGGGTGGCGGCGGCAAGGGCGCGGCGCCCCCCGGGGACTATGTGATCGCGTTTCGCCTGAAATAG